Proteins encoded in a region of the Watersipora subatra chromosome 5, tzWatSuba1.1, whole genome shotgun sequence genome:
- the LOC137396859 gene encoding uncharacterized protein C14orf119-like encodes MGDSSTHGNEVRCILHWFSSWKQWDKEQFFKQLLDKAVPSNVDTMLDAMNSITVKDKPPSILQCQLKLFNQWFDTWSGIDKQMLYEGLTEADPAFMILLNESVFVQSTRLS; translated from the exons ATGGGAGACAGTTCTACTCATGGTAATGAAGTACGATGCATACTCCACTGGTTTTCAAGCTGGAAGCAATGGGATAAAGAACAGTTTTTTAAGCAGCTACTTGACAAGGCTGTTCCATCTAAT GTAGATACAATGCTAGATGCCATGAACTCTATTACAGTCAAAGATAAACCCCCTTCCATCTTGCAGTGTCAACTCAAATTATTCAATCAATGGTTTGATACATGGAGTGGTATTGATAAGCAGATGTTATATGAAGGACTCACTGAGGCTGACCCAGCTTTCATGATTCTTCTGAATGAATCTGTGTTTGTTCAGTCAACAAGACTATCTTAG